Proteins encoded within one genomic window of Amycolatopsis sp. 2-15:
- a CDS encoding NtaA/DmoA family FMN-dependent monooxygenase (This protein belongs to a clade of FMN-dependent monooxygenases, within a broader family of flavin-dependent oxidoreductases, the luciferase-like monooxygenase (LMM) family, some of whose members use coenzyme F420 rather than FMN.), which translates to MDAGTPSMILTAALMHGLGMHTGAWMAREGDAGDHLTPGLYKDIARTAEAGKLHAIFLAEQMTNQEVGTERPCGALDTVTVLSLMAGITDRIGLVGTASTTYNQPYDLARRFATLDHLSQGRVGWNSIATPNPTVIEMFGGGSHPDHAERYARADEFIDVVLKLWDSWEEGALVGDKEAGVFADPDRVHEINHVGEYFSVKGPMPFARSPQGGPVIFQAGSSDRGRDQAAKYADVVFTAQHVLEDAVAFRDDMRRRAAEYGRHPDSIKILPDMSVVLGATEKDAQERKQLMDEVFGVTANIKKLSKRVGLPVEVLKLDEKFPAHLRGPDAEFTGSIGFRRSIVSLAVKEDLTVRELIGSYGGGHHQVVGTAEQVADQMQERLLAGAADGFTLMVDMLPSGVHDAVEMLVPELQRRGLFHTDYEHDTLRESLGLPAPALVPAG; encoded by the coding sequence GTGGACGCCGGCACTCCCTCCATGATCCTGACGGCCGCGCTGATGCACGGCCTCGGCATGCACACCGGCGCGTGGATGGCACGCGAAGGCGATGCCGGTGACCACCTGACCCCCGGGCTGTACAAGGACATCGCCCGCACCGCCGAGGCCGGGAAGCTGCACGCGATCTTCCTCGCCGAGCAGATGACCAACCAGGAGGTCGGCACCGAGCGCCCGTGCGGCGCGCTCGACACCGTCACCGTGCTGTCGCTGATGGCCGGGATCACCGACAGGATCGGCCTGGTCGGCACCGCGTCGACCACCTACAACCAGCCCTACGACCTGGCGCGGCGCTTCGCGACGCTGGACCACCTCAGCCAGGGCCGCGTCGGCTGGAACTCCATCGCCACGCCGAACCCCACCGTGATCGAGATGTTCGGCGGCGGCAGCCACCCCGACCACGCGGAGCGCTATGCGCGCGCCGACGAGTTCATCGACGTGGTGCTCAAGCTGTGGGACAGCTGGGAGGAGGGCGCGCTCGTCGGTGACAAGGAGGCCGGCGTGTTCGCCGATCCCGACCGCGTGCACGAGATCAACCACGTCGGCGAGTACTTCTCGGTGAAGGGCCCGATGCCGTTCGCGCGCTCGCCGCAGGGCGGTCCGGTGATCTTCCAGGCCGGCTCGTCCGACCGCGGCCGCGACCAGGCCGCCAAGTACGCCGACGTGGTGTTCACCGCCCAGCACGTGCTCGAAGATGCCGTCGCGTTCCGCGACGACATGCGCCGCCGCGCCGCCGAATACGGCCGCCATCCCGACAGCATCAAGATCCTTCCCGACATGTCCGTGGTCCTCGGCGCCACCGAGAAGGACGCGCAGGAGCGCAAGCAGCTGATGGACGAGGTCTTCGGCGTCACCGCGAACATCAAGAAGCTGTCCAAGCGCGTCGGCCTGCCGGTCGAGGTGCTCAAGCTCGACGAGAAGTTCCCCGCCCACCTGCGCGGTCCCGACGCGGAGTTCACCGGCTCGATCGGCTTCCGCCGCAGCATCGTGAGCCTCGCGGTGAAGGAGGACCTGACCGTCCGCGAGCTCATCGGCAGCTACGGCGGCGGCCACCACCAGGTCGTCGGCACCGCGGAGCAGGTCGCCGACCAGATGCAGGAACGCCTGCTGGCCGGTGCGGCCGACGGCTTCACGCTCATGGTCGACATGCTGCCCTCGGGCGTGCACGACGCCGTCGAGATGCTGGTGCCGGAGCTGCAGCGGCGCGGCCTGTTCCACACCGACTACGAGCACGACACCCTGCGCGAGAGCCTGGGCCTGCCCGCCCCGGCGCTCGTCCCGGCCGGCTGA
- the tsaA gene encoding tRNA (N6-threonylcarbamoyladenosine(37)-N6)-methyltransferase TrmO: protein MPVIGYVRTARTELERTPVQAGANRGEEGVLELAAEYVEGLDGLAGFGYAWLPSWLDRPDRPLASLTQVPYLLRRAQRLMGIFAMRGPRRPNPIGLSLVRIVEVIGNTVRFAGVDLLDGTPILDLMPYVTAFDRPPGDPGCGWFDDVTVAEGTTPEDLATPG, encoded by the coding sequence TTGCCCGTCATCGGGTACGTCCGCACTGCCCGCACGGAACTCGAGCGCACGCCCGTGCAGGCCGGCGCCAACCGCGGTGAGGAGGGCGTGCTCGAGCTCGCCGCGGAGTACGTCGAAGGTCTCGACGGGCTGGCCGGCTTCGGCTACGCCTGGCTGCCGAGCTGGCTCGACCGCCCGGACCGGCCCCTGGCCAGCCTCACCCAGGTGCCCTACCTGCTGCGCCGCGCGCAACGGCTCATGGGCATCTTCGCGATGCGTGGGCCGCGGCGGCCGAATCCGATCGGGCTGAGCCTCGTTCGGATCGTGGAGGTCATCGGGAACACGGTGCGCTTCGCGGGTGTCGATCTGCTCGACGGCACGCCGATCCTCGACCTCATGCCCTATGTCACCGCCTTCGACCGCCCGCCCGGCGACCCTGGCTGCGGCTGGTTCGACGACGTCACGGTCGCCGAGGGCACCACCCCGGAGGATCTCGCGACGCCGGGCTGA
- a CDS encoding MFS transporter — MTVGQGERLGPDFARVWAAASVSVVGDGVRVAVLPLLAVAVSPTAGAVSAVAAAGSLPWLVFSLFGGALADRHDRRTLMWRTDAVRAVLVAAAAGWVFLATPPVGVLVVLAFALGCAETVFDNASTAMLPDIVAPARLDAANGRLQGSQVIGLQFVGPPLGAALFAASAGAPLVVDAASFAVAALLMWFVRARPAVPARSGRSMRAEIAEGLRWLWGHHGLRLLAVELGIAALAVQLATSVLVLLVVGTLHAPEFAYGLVLAAGAAGGVLGSFVAGSLKRRLPLGARIGLAIAAIGGALVVTSFATSVVLVGGMYALGSFGIVVWNVQAVSVRQRLVPRELRGRVSSAYRLIGWGGIPLGAALGGVLGTAAGVRTPILVGGCLVLASLVLVPKLGKLEPDAR, encoded by the coding sequence GTGACGGTGGGGCAGGGGGAACGGCTGGGCCCGGACTTCGCGCGCGTCTGGGCGGCGGCGTCGGTGTCCGTGGTGGGCGACGGCGTGCGGGTCGCGGTGCTGCCGCTGCTCGCGGTGGCCGTTTCGCCGACGGCGGGAGCCGTGAGTGCGGTCGCGGCGGCCGGGTCGCTGCCGTGGCTGGTGTTCTCGTTGTTCGGCGGCGCGCTGGCCGATCGCCACGACCGCCGGACGCTGATGTGGCGCACGGACGCGGTCCGCGCCGTCCTCGTGGCGGCGGCCGCGGGGTGGGTTTTCCTCGCGACGCCGCCGGTCGGGGTGCTGGTGGTGCTGGCGTTCGCGCTGGGGTGCGCGGAGACGGTGTTCGACAACGCGTCCACAGCGATGTTGCCCGATATCGTGGCGCCCGCAAGGCTTGACGCGGCGAACGGCCGCCTGCAGGGCAGTCAGGTGATCGGGCTGCAGTTCGTCGGGCCGCCGCTGGGGGCCGCGCTGTTCGCTGCTTCGGCTGGGGCGCCGCTGGTGGTGGACGCCGCGTCGTTCGCGGTGGCGGCTCTGCTGATGTGGTTCGTCCGGGCGCGGCCCGCGGTGCCGGCCCGTTCCGGCCGTTCGATGCGCGCGGAGATCGCCGAAGGCCTGCGCTGGCTCTGGGGTCACCACGGGCTGCGGCTGCTCGCGGTCGAACTCGGAATTGCCGCGCTGGCGGTGCAGCTGGCGACCTCGGTGCTGGTGCTGCTCGTCGTCGGGACGTTGCACGCGCCGGAGTTCGCCTACGGCTTGGTCCTCGCGGCGGGCGCCGCAGGTGGCGTGCTGGGGTCGTTTGTCGCAGGGTCGCTGAAGCGCCGGTTGCCGCTCGGTGCGCGCATCGGTCTCGCCATCGCGGCCATCGGCGGCGCCCTGGTGGTGACTTCGTTCGCGACGTCCGTGGTGCTCGTGGGCGGGATGTACGCGCTGGGCAGTTTCGGGATCGTCGTCTGGAACGTGCAGGCCGTGTCGGTGCGCCAGCGCCTGGTCCCGCGTGAGCTGCGTGGGCGTGTGAGCAGCGCCTACCGCCTCATCGGCTGGGGTGGCATCCCGCTCGGCGCGGCACTGGGCGGTGTCCTCGGTACCGCGGCGGGCGTCCGCACGCCGATACTGGTGGGTGGCTGCCTGGTGCTCGCTTCGCTCGTGCTGGTCCCGAAACTGGGGAAGCTGGAGCCGGACGCTCGCTAG
- a CDS encoding L,D-transpeptidase gives MKWRITAALAGAAAVAATIGFADGANAATAPCSAQAKACVQLHTGTAWLMDNGNVVRGGVPITVGKPAYPTPAGTFHVQYKDIDHYSKQFNGPMPYSVFFTTTGVAFHQGSLKVQSHGCVHLSHADAVAFYNALHPGDVVQVVK, from the coding sequence ATGAAGTGGAGGATCACGGCAGCCTTGGCGGGCGCGGCGGCGGTCGCGGCCACGATCGGGTTCGCCGACGGCGCGAACGCGGCCACCGCGCCGTGCAGCGCCCAGGCGAAAGCCTGCGTGCAGCTGCACACCGGCACGGCCTGGCTGATGGACAACGGAAACGTCGTGCGCGGCGGTGTCCCCATCACGGTGGGCAAACCCGCGTACCCGACGCCGGCCGGCACGTTCCACGTGCAGTACAAGGACATCGACCACTACAGCAAGCAGTTCAACGGGCCCATGCCGTACTCGGTCTTCTTCACGACCACCGGGGTGGCGTTCCACCAGGGCAGCCTGAAGGTGCAGTCGCACGGCTGCGTCCACCTCTCCCACGCCGACGCGGTGGCGTTCTACAACGCACTCCACCCGGGTGACGTGGTCCAGGTGGTGAAGTAG
- a CDS encoding HD domain-containing protein, giving the protein MADEPAALAAFGYELGVLKRVRRSGWWQAGVRDPESVAEHSVRAAQLAALLAAEEGASPERAAFLAIWHDTQETRTGDLPHSAGPYLVKPDPRAITADQTAALPSRSRAVVREAVDEYEARQSTEARCAKDADKLEMLLQALEYRSAGVSTVDEWIDSASTGLFTETARRVAAAALALSPLSWRTL; this is encoded by the coding sequence ATGGCTGACGAGCCCGCCGCGCTGGCCGCGTTCGGTTACGAACTGGGGGTGCTCAAGCGCGTCCGCCGCAGTGGCTGGTGGCAGGCCGGCGTGCGCGACCCTGAGTCGGTGGCCGAGCACAGCGTGCGGGCCGCGCAGCTCGCGGCGCTACTGGCCGCGGAGGAAGGCGCGTCGCCCGAGCGCGCGGCGTTTCTGGCGATCTGGCACGACACGCAGGAGACCCGTACGGGTGATCTGCCGCATTCGGCCGGGCCGTACCTGGTGAAGCCGGACCCGCGGGCGATCACGGCGGACCAGACGGCGGCGTTGCCGTCGCGTTCGCGGGCGGTGGTGCGCGAGGCTGTCGACGAGTACGAGGCGCGGCAGTCCACTGAGGCGCGTTGCGCGAAGGACGCCGACAAGCTGGAAATGCTGCTGCAGGCCTTGGAATACCGCTCCGCGGGCGTGTCCACAGTAGACGAGTGGATCGACTCGGCGTCCACCGGCCTGTTCACGGAGACGGCCCGCCGTGTCGCCGCTGCGGCTTTGGCGCTGTCGCCGTTGTCCTGGCGCACTCTCTGA
- a CDS encoding carbohydrate ABC transporter permease, protein MTTAEEAGRLRQRYARRHVLARVGLYLTAIVAALICAAPFLWSLITAFKQNRDLYNPQNNPFVFNRPPTSDHVGYLFTDTEFLTFVANTLLVGVLVVLITLALGLPAAYALARLDRPWSGPMAIGIFLVYLVPPSLLFLALSRIVVAVGLQDSTWSLVLIYPTITIPVSVWLLMGFLKNIPKDIEEQAMVDGYSRVGAFVRAVLPLAYPGIIAVVVFAFTLTASEFIYALAFVAPTDQMSVSIGVPTQLVRGDVFFWQSLQGATVLVAVPIALVFTWFLDRFVAGFTMGAVKE, encoded by the coding sequence ATGACCACCGCCGAGGAAGCCGGACGGCTGCGGCAGCGATACGCCAGGCGCCACGTGCTCGCCCGGGTGGGCCTGTACCTGACGGCGATCGTGGCGGCGCTGATCTGCGCGGCGCCCTTCCTGTGGAGCCTGATCACGGCGTTCAAGCAGAACCGGGACCTGTACAACCCCCAGAACAACCCGTTCGTGTTCAACCGGCCGCCCACCTCGGACCACGTCGGCTACCTGTTCACCGACACCGAATTCCTGACCTTCGTGGCCAACACCCTGCTGGTCGGGGTCCTCGTCGTGCTGATCACGCTCGCACTCGGCCTCCCCGCCGCGTACGCGCTGGCCCGGCTGGATCGACCGTGGTCCGGGCCCATGGCGATCGGTATCTTCCTCGTTTACCTCGTGCCGCCCAGCCTGCTGTTCCTCGCCTTGTCGCGGATCGTGGTGGCGGTCGGGCTCCAGGACTCGACGTGGTCGCTGGTCCTGATCTACCCGACCATCACCATCCCGGTCTCGGTCTGGCTGCTCATGGGATTCCTCAAGAACATCCCGAAGGACATCGAGGAACAGGCCATGGTCGACGGCTACAGCCGGGTGGGTGCGTTCGTGCGGGCCGTCCTGCCACTGGCGTACCCCGGCATCATCGCGGTGGTCGTGTTCGCATTCACCCTGACGGCGAGTGAGTTCATCTACGCGCTCGCCTTCGTCGCCCCGACGGACCAGATGTCGGTGAGCATCGGGGTGCCGACCCAGCTGGTGCGCGGTGACGTGTTCTTCTGGCAGTCGTTGCAGGGCGCCACCGTGCTGGTGGCCGTGCCGATCGCACTGGTGTTCACCTGGTTCCTGGACCGGTTCGTCGCCGGTTTCACGATGGGCGCGGTCAAGGAATGA
- a CDS encoding carbohydrate ABC transporter permease → MATATDTVTSPATAPARRRLADRDGLLAWGFLLPSIVYIAALVGVPFVLAIAFAFSDVTAGDPSYDFVGFRNFERVFHDPVFWRALGNTFVFTLISMVLIVVLGKVLANILIADFRGKWLVRFLVLLAWTTPVALSSISWLWLLDSIYSPIDWMLRQFGALGPAENMYWLGQPGLSMASVIVVHVWRLTPLAAVIMMAGLMAIPKDIDEAARVDGAGYWRRMFEITIPLVLPVAAVAALFGAIFTFTDMAVVRVLTRGGPNDATQVLASWAFYRGIDGGDVAQGAVIALFLFPLLLAAAVLILRAVRRIEVR, encoded by the coding sequence ATGGCCACCGCCACCGACACCGTCACCAGTCCCGCGACCGCGCCGGCGCGGCGCCGGCTGGCGGATCGCGACGGCCTGCTGGCGTGGGGTTTCCTGCTGCCCAGCATCGTCTACATCGCCGCGCTGGTCGGCGTTCCGTTCGTGCTCGCCATCGCGTTCGCGTTCTCGGACGTGACGGCAGGGGACCCCTCCTACGATTTCGTCGGCTTCCGCAACTTCGAGCGGGTCTTCCACGACCCCGTGTTCTGGCGGGCGCTGGGCAACACGTTCGTGTTCACCCTCATTTCGATGGTCCTGATCGTGGTGCTGGGCAAGGTGCTCGCCAACATCCTCATCGCGGACTTCCGTGGCAAGTGGCTCGTCCGCTTCCTGGTCCTGCTGGCGTGGACGACGCCGGTGGCCCTGTCTTCGATCTCGTGGCTCTGGCTGCTCGATTCCATCTACTCGCCGATCGACTGGATGCTGCGGCAGTTCGGCGCGCTCGGTCCGGCGGAGAACATGTACTGGCTCGGCCAGCCCGGCCTGTCGATGGCCTCGGTGATCGTGGTCCATGTCTGGCGGCTGACCCCGCTCGCCGCGGTGATCATGATGGCCGGGCTGATGGCCATTCCGAAGGACATCGACGAGGCCGCGCGGGTCGACGGAGCCGGGTACTGGCGCCGGATGTTCGAGATCACCATCCCGCTGGTCCTCCCGGTGGCGGCGGTCGCCGCGCTGTTCGGTGCGATCTTCACGTTCACCGACATGGCGGTGGTCCGCGTGCTCACCCGCGGTGGCCCGAACGACGCCACGCAGGTGCTCGCCAGCTGGGCCTTTTATCGCGGCATCGACGGCGGCGACGTCGCCCAGGGCGCCGTCATCGCGCTGTTCCTGTTCCCGCTGTTGCTCGCCGCGGCGGTGCTCATCCTGCGCGCGGTGCGCCGGATCGAGGTGCGATGA
- a CDS encoding ABC transporter ATP-binding protein has translation MAVVEVRDLVKRFDGGRVPAIDRVSLAAAAGEYLVLLGPSGCGKTTLLRTIAGLEQPTSGDVLIGGHVVTGLPPRARQIAMVFQSYALYPHKTVLANIVFPLRAVGMAREERERKARWAAELLGLELLLDRKPRQLSGGERQRVALARALVRDPQVFLLDEPLSNLDAKLRASARDELKRFQQEVGTTTIYVTHDQAEAMGLGDRIAVLNAGQVHQAGPPVEVYDDPADTFVATFLGSPPMNLIPHDGKLVGFRPEHLLPVENVPAGEGVTMPLAVERLEYLSGDRHVYGTVSRIGERTRVVARLPATVDTAIATGETHEFAVPGARLRFFDTQSGQRSEPVRLDGG, from the coding sequence ATGGCGGTCGTCGAGGTTCGCGACCTGGTCAAGCGGTTCGACGGCGGGCGGGTGCCCGCCATCGACCGGGTGAGTCTGGCCGCCGCGGCCGGGGAGTACCTGGTGCTGCTGGGGCCGTCGGGCTGCGGCAAGACGACCCTGTTGCGCACCATCGCCGGGCTGGAACAGCCGACCAGCGGCGATGTGCTGATCGGCGGGCACGTGGTGACCGGGCTGCCGCCTCGGGCGCGCCAGATCGCGATGGTGTTCCAGAGTTACGCGCTCTACCCGCACAAGACCGTGCTGGCCAACATCGTGTTCCCGCTCCGGGCTGTGGGCATGGCCAGGGAGGAACGCGAGCGCAAGGCCCGCTGGGCGGCCGAGCTCCTGGGTCTCGAGCTGCTGCTGGACCGCAAACCTCGACAGCTCTCCGGTGGTGAACGGCAGCGGGTGGCGCTCGCGCGGGCGCTGGTCCGCGACCCCCAGGTGTTCCTCCTCGACGAGCCGTTGTCCAATTTGGACGCGAAACTGCGCGCCAGCGCCCGGGACGAGCTCAAGCGGTTCCAGCAGGAAGTGGGAACCACGACGATCTACGTGACTCACGACCAGGCCGAGGCCATGGGCCTGGGCGACCGGATCGCCGTGCTCAACGCGGGCCAGGTCCACCAGGCCGGCCCGCCGGTGGAGGTCTACGACGACCCGGCCGACACGTTCGTGGCGACCTTCCTCGGCTCCCCACCGATGAACCTGATCCCGCACGACGGCAAGCTGGTCGGGTTCCGCCCCGAGCACCTGCTGCCGGTCGAGAACGTCCCCGCCGGCGAGGGTGTCACGATGCCGCTGGCCGTTGAGCGGCTCGAATACCTCTCTGGCGACCGGCACGTGTACGGCACGGTGTCGCGGATCGGCGAGCGCACCAGGGTAGTCGCCCGGCTTCCGGCCACAGTGGACACCGCGATCGCGACGGGCGAGACGCACGAATTCGCCGTGCCCGGCGCGCGCTTGCGGTTCTTCGACACGCAGAGCGGGCAACGCTCCGAGCCGGTCCGCCTGGACGGTGGGTGA
- a CDS encoding ABC transporter substrate-binding protein has product MSDFLTSQHSRRDVLRAAAAITLGSVALGACASEEDTGETTGVQAPQETFSEPSTKLSGDLKILLWSHFVPNHDVWFDRFARDWGSRVGVNVTVDHIDQAQIPTRIAAEIQARQGHDLIQYIATLSQFEPSVLDQRDLVSEATGRWGRQLPLCEKSSLNPATGKFYAYSPGWVPDPGNYRRSLWEAVGMPNGPTTWDELLTGAAQIKNSKGVPLGLGMSQEIDSNMVLRALMWSFGASEQDANERVTINSPETIAAVEYMTKLYQQAMTPEVFSWNAASNNQGLVAGKMSYIVNSISAWRTAAGSNPTVADDTFFVPALRGPETALAAQHVLYNWIIPQHATGVPAAKEFLLHYTANFASATYQSKLYDFSAWSKLTPELPNWLANDPFGSRPPDKLKLLADAIPWSANIGHPGPASTAIGEVFSTFVIPNMFARAVRGEATPQQSVAEAEGQINAVFAKWRAAGLVGG; this is encoded by the coding sequence ATGAGCGACTTCCTCACTTCACAACACAGCAGGCGGGACGTGCTGCGCGCGGCCGCCGCCATCACCTTGGGCTCGGTGGCGCTGGGCGCCTGCGCCTCCGAGGAGGACACCGGGGAAACCACCGGTGTCCAGGCCCCGCAGGAGACCTTCAGCGAACCGTCCACAAAGCTGTCCGGTGACCTGAAAATCCTTCTCTGGAGCCACTTCGTGCCGAACCATGACGTGTGGTTCGACCGGTTCGCGCGGGACTGGGGTTCCCGGGTCGGTGTCAACGTGACCGTCGACCACATCGACCAGGCGCAGATTCCCACCCGGATCGCGGCCGAGATCCAGGCTCGCCAGGGCCACGACCTCATTCAGTACATCGCGACGCTGTCGCAGTTCGAGCCGAGCGTGCTCGACCAGCGGGATCTGGTCAGCGAAGCGACCGGGCGCTGGGGACGGCAGCTCCCGCTGTGCGAGAAGTCCAGCCTCAACCCCGCCACCGGCAAGTTCTACGCGTACTCACCGGGCTGGGTACCCGACCCGGGCAACTACCGCAGGTCGCTGTGGGAGGCCGTCGGCATGCCGAACGGCCCCACCACGTGGGACGAGCTCCTCACGGGCGCGGCGCAGATCAAGAACAGCAAGGGTGTCCCGCTCGGCCTCGGCATGTCTCAGGAGATCGACTCCAACATGGTGCTGCGAGCCTTGATGTGGTCCTTCGGGGCGTCCGAGCAGGATGCGAACGAGCGCGTCACGATCAACTCGCCGGAAACGATCGCTGCCGTGGAGTACATGACGAAGCTCTACCAGCAGGCGATGACGCCCGAGGTGTTCTCCTGGAACGCCGCGAGCAACAACCAGGGCCTCGTCGCCGGCAAGATGTCCTACATCGTCAACTCGATCTCCGCCTGGCGGACCGCCGCCGGGTCGAACCCGACCGTCGCCGATGACACGTTCTTCGTCCCGGCGTTGCGCGGCCCGGAGACCGCGCTGGCCGCGCAGCACGTTCTGTACAACTGGATCATCCCGCAGCACGCCACCGGGGTGCCGGCGGCGAAGGAGTTCCTGCTGCACTACACCGCCAATTTCGCCTCGGCGACCTACCAGTCGAAGCTGTACGACTTCTCGGCTTGGTCCAAGCTGACCCCCGAGCTGCCGAACTGGCTCGCGAACGACCCGTTCGGCTCCCGGCCGCCGGACAAACTGAAGCTGCTCGCCGACGCCATCCCGTGGAGCGCCAACATCGGCCATCCGGGGCCGGCCAGCACGGCCATCGGAGAGGTGTTCAGCACCTTCGTCATCCCCAACATGTTCGCCAGGGCGGTACGCGGCGAAGCCACCCCGCAACAATCAGTCGCCGAGGCGGAGGGACAGATCAACGCCGTCTTCGCCAAGTGGCGTGCCGCCGGTCTCGTCGGCGGCTGA
- a CDS encoding FadR/GntR family transcriptional regulator: MTTEAAWEPVRRVRMHEQVLAQIEEKILDGSLRAGEKLPSERELVSALGVSRTSVREALRALEAMGIIEARTGSGADAGSVVTARSTPALTNLLRLHLALARISLADLVETRVQLERNAARGAAATRTPEDVARLAELVEGMRAADQEYQQFNALDTEFHVSIARISGNALATDLMQALRGAVESEMAAAFARLPDWRAVAADLVAEHEAILRAIEAGDGDRAAELVAEHITRFYTDRVLNP; the protein is encoded by the coding sequence ATGACGACCGAGGCGGCCTGGGAGCCGGTGCGCCGCGTGCGGATGCACGAACAGGTCCTGGCGCAGATCGAGGAGAAGATCCTCGACGGCAGCCTGCGCGCGGGGGAGAAGCTCCCCAGCGAACGCGAGCTCGTGAGCGCGCTGGGAGTGAGCCGGACCAGCGTCCGCGAAGCCCTGCGCGCGCTCGAAGCCATGGGGATCATCGAAGCCCGCACGGGTTCGGGCGCCGACGCGGGTTCGGTCGTCACGGCCCGGTCGACCCCGGCGCTGACCAACCTGCTGCGGCTGCACCTCGCGCTCGCGCGGATCAGCCTGGCCGATCTGGTCGAGACGCGCGTGCAGCTCGAACGCAACGCCGCCCGGGGCGCGGCGGCGACCCGCACACCCGAGGACGTGGCGAGGCTCGCCGAGCTGGTCGAGGGCATGCGCGCGGCGGACCAGGAGTACCAGCAGTTCAACGCGCTGGACACCGAGTTCCACGTGAGCATCGCCCGGATCTCGGGCAACGCGCTGGCCACCGACCTCATGCAGGCGCTGCGGGGCGCCGTCGAGTCGGAGATGGCGGCGGCGTTCGCGCGCCTGCCCGACTGGCGGGCGGTCGCGGCCGACCTGGTGGCCGAGCACGAGGCGATCCTGCGTGCCATCGAGGCGGGAGACGGTGACCGCGCGGCCGAGCTCGTGGCCGAGCACATCACACGCTTCTACACCGACCGGGTGCTCAACCCCTGA